From a region of the Cucumis sativus cultivar 9930 chromosome 6, Cucumber_9930_V3, whole genome shotgun sequence genome:
- the LOC101210370 gene encoding tubulin-folding cofactor A isoform X2, giving the protein MATVKNLKIKTATCKRILKELFSYEKEVEREAAKTADMKEKGADPYDLKQQENVLAESRMMVPDCHKRLEFALADLKDALAELEKSTQEKGPEFDDARSTINDVESFLKPIEELCSGSVTA; this is encoded by the exons ATGGCTACTGTAAAGAACCTTAAAATTAAGACAGCTACCTGCAAACGCATTCTCAAGGAGTTGTTTTCTTATGAGAAGGAGGTTGAGAGAGAAGCTGCCAAAACTGCTgacatgaaagaaaaaggtgcTGACCCTTATGACCTTAAACAACAG GAAAATGTGCTGGCTGAATCAAGGATGATGGTTCCCGATTGTCACAAGCGTCTAGAGTTTGCCTTAGCTGATCTGAAAGATGCCCTG GCTGAACTGGAAAAATCAACACAAGAGAAAGGTCCAGAGTTCGACGATGCTCGGAGTACAATCAACGATGTTGAAAGTTTCCTAAAGCCAATAGAGGAATTGTGTAGTGGGTCTGTCACCGCCTGA
- the LOC101210370 gene encoding uncharacterized protein LOC101210370 isoform X1 — protein sequence MPESISPPQAPPIFQDQRDIFKSESTKESTNYCGSSAVGSSILTLKFFFFTGKNTSHALSLRAAQLAGSPSHSSDYLSRRTSTPSCARTNSLPAAFLPSIPPNPSTGFSGSPPAILCAAGSYRRYSHRILALGIRIRRMLVGCSRS from the exons ATGCCTGAATCCATATCGCCGCCACAAGCACCACCCATTTTCCAG GACCAAagagacattttcaaatctgaAAGTACCAAAGAATCTACCAATTATTGTGGCAGCTCTGCGGTTGGCTCAAGTATTCTCACTTTAaagttcttcttcttcacggGAAAAAACACCTCCCACGCTCTCTCTCTGCGCGCCGCTCAACTTGCCGGATCTCCCTCTCACTCTAGCGATTATCTCTCTCGCCGGACGTCGACTCCCAGCTGTGCACGTACGAACTCCCTCCCGGCCGCGTTTCTTCCGTCTATACCGCCAAACCCGAGCACTGGTTTTTCTGGCTCGCCCCCTGCTATTCTTTGCGCCGCTGGGTCTTATCGTCGCTATTCTCACCGGATCTTGGCTTTGGG AATTCGAATTAGAAGAATGTTAGTGGGCTGCTCACGAAGTTAA